The following coding sequences lie in one Cupriavidus sp. WKF15 genomic window:
- a CDS encoding DctP family TRAP transporter solute-binding subunit, translated as MKRRALMLSIAATIAASAFAPAATMAQTYKPEYKMSLVLGPAFPWGKGGEIWADLVKQRTNGRINIKLYPGTSLVAGDQTREFSAIRQGVIDMAVGSTINWSPQVKELNLFSLPFLMPDYKALDALTQGEVGKQIFTTLEKAGVVPLAWGENGFREVSNSKKEIRKPDDLKGMKLRVVGSPLYIETFNALGANPTQMSWADAQPAMASGAVDGQENPQSVFAAAKLYTVGQKFVTTWGYVADPLIFVVNKQIWESWTPADREIVRQAAIDAGKQEIALARKGLAEPGAPAWKDMEGHGVKVTHLTPAEHDAFRKATAKVYDKWKKQIGADLVTKAEASIAKR; from the coding sequence ATGAAACGCCGTGCCCTGATGCTGTCGATCGCTGCCACGATCGCTGCCTCCGCCTTTGCGCCCGCTGCCACCATGGCCCAGACCTACAAGCCGGAGTACAAGATGTCGCTGGTGCTCGGCCCGGCCTTCCCATGGGGCAAGGGCGGCGAGATCTGGGCTGACCTGGTCAAGCAGCGCACCAACGGCCGCATCAACATCAAGCTGTACCCTGGTACCTCGCTGGTGGCCGGCGACCAGACGCGCGAGTTCTCGGCGATCCGCCAGGGCGTGATCGACATGGCCGTGGGCTCGACCATCAACTGGTCGCCGCAGGTCAAGGAACTGAACCTGTTCTCGCTGCCGTTCCTGATGCCCGACTACAAGGCGCTCGATGCCCTGACCCAGGGCGAAGTCGGCAAGCAGATCTTCACGACGCTGGAAAAGGCCGGCGTGGTGCCGCTGGCCTGGGGCGAGAACGGTTTCCGCGAGGTCTCCAATTCCAAGAAGGAAATCCGCAAGCCGGACGACCTCAAGGGCATGAAGCTGCGCGTGGTAGGTTCGCCGCTGTACATCGAGACCTTCAACGCGCTGGGCGCCAACCCGACCCAGATGAGCTGGGCCGATGCGCAGCCGGCCATGGCCTCGGGCGCCGTGGATGGCCAGGAAAACCCGCAGTCGGTGTTCGCGGCGGCCAAGCTGTACACGGTGGGCCAGAAGTTCGTGACCACCTGGGGCTATGTGGCCGACCCGCTGATCTTCGTGGTCAACAAGCAGATCTGGGAAAGCTGGACGCCGGCTGACCGCGAGATCGTCAGGCAAGCCGCCATCGACGCCGGCAAGCAGGAAATCGCGCTGGCCCGCAAGGGCCTGGCCGAGCCGGGCGCGCCGGCGTGGAAGGACATGGAAGGTCATGGCGTCAAGGTCACGCACCTGACCCCGGCCGAGCACGATGCCTTCCGCAAGGCGACCGCCAAGGTCTACGACAAGTGGAAGAAGCAGATTGGCGCGGACCTGGTGACCAAGGCGGAAGCCTCGATCGCCAAGCGCTAA
- a CDS encoding TRAP transporter large permease translates to MTLIAIILFVVFIGLMLLGVPIGVSLGLGGLVAIGLSNLDTQMFGLLAVPQNFYAGLAKYPLLAIPMFVLVGSIFDRSGVAQRLVTFAIAIVGRGPGMLPLVAILVAMFLGGISGSGPANAAAVGGVMIAAMSRAGYPGSYSAAVVGAAAATDILIPPSVAFIIYSVLVPGASVPALFAAGMVPGVLAGVALIVPAVWLARKHNMGAIEAALPRPPFWKSLREAAWGLVAPFLILGGMRAGWFTPTEAAVVAVVYGLFVGMVIYRSIGMKDLFVIFQEAAETSAVILLVVALAGIFAYALSTLGVIDPLANAIANSGLGEYGVLALIVLLLMTVGMFLDGISIFLIFVPLLLPIANAFHWNPVWFGVVLTLKVALGQFTPPLAVNLMVSCRIARVRMEETVPWVIWMLLAMFIAMLMVLAYPPLATWLPDYLGY, encoded by the coding sequence ATGACGCTGATCGCCATCATCCTGTTCGTGGTCTTTATCGGCCTGATGCTGCTGGGCGTGCCCATCGGCGTGTCGCTGGGGCTGGGCGGCCTGGTTGCCATCGGCCTGTCCAATCTCGATACCCAGATGTTCGGCCTGCTGGCCGTGCCGCAGAACTTCTACGCGGGCCTGGCCAAGTATCCGCTGCTGGCCATCCCCATGTTCGTGCTGGTCGGCTCGATTTTCGATCGCTCCGGCGTGGCGCAGCGGCTGGTGACGTTCGCCATCGCCATCGTCGGCCGCGGTCCGGGCATGCTGCCGCTGGTGGCGATCCTGGTGGCGATGTTTCTGGGTGGCATTTCGGGCTCTGGTCCCGCCAACGCGGCGGCGGTCGGCGGCGTGATGATCGCGGCGATGTCGCGGGCCGGCTATCCGGGCTCATACAGCGCGGCGGTGGTTGGCGCGGCCGCGGCGACCGATATCCTGATCCCGCCCTCGGTGGCCTTCATCATCTACAGCGTGCTGGTGCCGGGCGCCTCGGTGCCGGCGCTGTTCGCGGCCGGCATGGTCCCTGGCGTGCTGGCCGGCGTGGCGCTGATCGTGCCGGCGGTGTGGCTCGCACGCAAGCACAATATGGGCGCGATCGAAGCCGCGCTGCCGCGCCCGCCGTTCTGGAAGAGCCTGCGCGAGGCGGCCTGGGGCCTGGTGGCGCCGTTCCTGATCCTGGGCGGCATGCGCGCCGGCTGGTTCACGCCGACCGAGGCCGCGGTGGTGGCGGTGGTCTACGGCCTGTTCGTGGGCATGGTGATCTACCGCAGCATCGGCATGAAGGACCTGTTCGTGATCTTCCAGGAGGCGGCCGAGACCTCGGCTGTGATCCTGCTGGTGGTCGCGCTGGCGGGCATCTTCGCTTATGCGCTCTCCACACTGGGGGTGATCGATCCGCTCGCGAACGCCATCGCCAACTCCGGGCTGGGCGAATATGGCGTGCTGGCGCTGATCGTGCTGCTGCTGATGACGGTGGGCATGTTCCTCGATGGCATCTCGATCTTCCTGATCTTCGTGCCGCTGCTGCTGCCGATCGCCAACGCCTTCCACTGGAACCCGGTATGGTTCGGCGTGGTGCTGACGCTGAAGGTGGCGTTGGGCCAGTTCACGCCGCCACTGGCCGTGAACCTGATGGTGTCGTGCCGGATTGCCCGTGTGCGCATGGAAGAGACCGTGCCCTGGGTGATCTGGATGCTGCTGGCGATGTTCATCGCCATGCTGATGGTGCTGGCCTACCCGCCGCTGGCCACCTGGCTGCCGGACTACCTGGGCTACTGA
- a CDS encoding TRAP transporter small permease, with product MEQQEQARRDAVPQHVVDSAVIPQAADEAQDAEFRVSPRVEDWIGVIVMVLLVCITFANVVVRYFTDESFAWTEEFSVFLMIVLALVAGSAAVARDRNIRIEFFFERGSQARQKRLAILSALAVAVMFIALAILGARITWDEYTFGETSPGIGVPSWWYSVWLPVLSAGIALRAFGLMARNVRALKALHAARNEQVGQVQ from the coding sequence ATGGAGCAACAAGAGCAGGCACGGCGCGACGCCGTGCCGCAACACGTCGTCGATTCCGCGGTCATCCCGCAGGCGGCAGACGAGGCGCAGGACGCCGAATTCCGGGTTTCGCCCCGCGTCGAGGACTGGATCGGCGTGATCGTGATGGTGCTGCTGGTCTGCATCACCTTCGCCAACGTGGTGGTCCGCTACTTCACCGACGAGTCCTTTGCCTGGACCGAGGAATTTTCGGTTTTCCTGATGATCGTGCTGGCGCTCGTCGCCGGCAGCGCGGCCGTGGCGCGCGACCGCAATATCCGCATCGAATTCTTCTTCGAGCGCGGCAGCCAGGCGCGGCAGAAGCGGCTGGCCATCCTGTCGGCGCTGGCCGTCGCCGTGATGTTCATCGCGCTGGCCATATTGGGCGCCCGCATTACGTGGGATGAGTACACCTTCGGCGAAACCTCGCCGGGCATCGGCGTGCCGAGTTGGTGGTATTCGGTCTGGCTGCCCGTGCTGTCGGCGGGGATCGCGCTGCGCGCGTTCGGGCTGATGGCGCGCAATGTGCGCGCGCTCAAGGCGCTGCATGCCGCCCGCAACGAACAGGTGGGGCAAGTGCAATGA
- a CDS encoding SDR family oxidoreductase, with protein MGLSINLEGKVALVTGASSGLGSRFATVLAAAGAKVVLASRRTERLKELRASIEADGGSAHVVRLDVTDPASIRAAVAHAETEAGAIDILVNNSGVSTTQKLTDVTAEDFDFVFNTNTRGAFFVAQEVAKRMMARAKGAEKNGNPLPQARIINVASVAGLKVLSQIGIYCMSKAAVVHMTKAMALEWARHGINVNAICPGYIDTDINHHHWDTDAGQKLIQMLPRKRLGKPEDLDGLLLLLSSDQSQFINGAVITADDGMV; from the coding sequence ATGGGTTTGTCGATCAATCTGGAAGGCAAGGTCGCGCTCGTGACCGGTGCCTCGAGCGGGCTGGGCTCGCGTTTTGCAACCGTTCTTGCCGCCGCCGGCGCCAAGGTGGTGCTGGCTTCGCGCCGCACGGAACGCCTGAAGGAGCTGCGCGCATCGATCGAGGCCGATGGCGGCAGCGCCCATGTGGTGCGCCTGGACGTGACCGATCCGGCCAGCATCCGGGCGGCCGTGGCACATGCGGAAACCGAAGCGGGCGCCATCGATATCCTCGTCAATAATTCCGGTGTCTCCACGACGCAGAAGCTGACGGATGTCACCGCCGAAGACTTCGATTTCGTCTTCAACACCAACACCCGCGGCGCTTTCTTCGTCGCTCAGGAAGTGGCCAAGCGCATGATGGCGCGTGCCAAGGGTGCCGAGAAGAACGGCAACCCGCTGCCGCAGGCGCGCATCATCAATGTCGCCTCGGTGGCGGGCCTGAAGGTGTTGTCGCAGATCGGCATCTACTGCATGAGCAAGGCGGCGGTGGTGCATATGACCAAGGCCATGGCGCTCGAATGGGCGCGCCATGGCATCAATGTCAACGCGATCTGCCCCGGCTATATCGATACCGACATCAACCACCACCACTGGGACACCGATGCCGGCCAGAAACTGATCCAGATGCTGCCGCGCAAGCGCCTGGGCAAGCCCGAAGATCTCGACGGCCTGCTGTTGCTGCTGTCTTCGGACCAGTCGCAGTTCATCAACGGCGCCGTGATCACCGCCGACGACGGCATGGTCTGA
- a CDS encoding electron transfer flavoprotein-ubiquinone oxidoreductase, giving the protein MDQQQLLEQFGPREAMEYDVVIVGGGPAGLATAIRLKQLAQEKGNDVNVCVLEKGSEPGAHILSGAIMDPRALNELFPDWKELGAPLNQPVTEDKFLFLNESGSKGTPNALLPECFHNHGNYIVSLSNVTRWLGQQAEALGVEIFPGFPAAEVLYNEDGSVKGVATGNMGIGKDGEPTDNFQLGMELHAKYTIFAEGARGHLGKQLIAKYKLDTGKDPQSYGIGIKELWEIDPAKHQPGLVVHTAGWPLDPATYGGSFLYHMEDNKVAVGFVVGLDYTNPWLSPFEEFQRFKTHPEIRKYFEGGKRLSYGARAITAGGLLSLPKTVFPGGALVGCDAGYLNASRIKGSHAAIKTGMLAAEAAYDALQAGRQGDELSAYPAAFEQSWLYKELLQAKNFKQWFKKGRTTATLMTGIEQWLLPKLGIRNPPWTIHRTKPDHVYLKPAAECEKIVYPKPDGKLTFDRLSSVFISNTNHEENQPAHLTLKDASVPVNVNWEKFAGPESRYCPAGVYEFVQDETSGKERLQINAQNCVHCKTCDIKDPTQNIVWVTPEGGGGPNYVNM; this is encoded by the coding sequence ATGGATCAGCAGCAACTCCTGGAGCAGTTCGGGCCACGCGAGGCCATGGAATACGATGTGGTCATCGTCGGCGGCGGCCCCGCCGGCCTGGCCACGGCCATCCGCCTGAAGCAACTTGCGCAGGAGAAAGGCAACGACGTCAACGTGTGCGTGCTCGAGAAGGGCTCCGAGCCTGGCGCGCACATCCTGTCGGGCGCCATCATGGACCCGCGCGCGCTCAATGAACTGTTCCCGGACTGGAAGGAACTGGGCGCGCCGCTGAACCAGCCTGTCACCGAGGACAAGTTCCTGTTCCTCAACGAATCGGGCTCCAAGGGCACCCCGAACGCGCTGTTGCCGGAATGCTTCCACAACCACGGCAACTACATTGTCAGCCTGTCCAACGTCACGCGCTGGCTCGGCCAGCAGGCCGAAGCGCTCGGCGTGGAAATCTTCCCCGGCTTCCCGGCCGCCGAAGTGCTCTACAACGAAGACGGCTCGGTCAAGGGCGTGGCGACCGGCAATATGGGCATCGGCAAGGACGGCGAGCCCACCGATAACTTCCAGCTCGGCATGGAACTGCATGCCAAGTACACCATCTTCGCCGAAGGCGCGCGCGGCCACCTCGGCAAGCAGCTGATCGCGAAGTACAAGCTCGACACCGGCAAGGATCCGCAGAGCTACGGCATCGGCATCAAGGAACTGTGGGAGATCGACCCGGCCAAGCACCAGCCCGGCCTGGTGGTCCACACGGCCGGCTGGCCGCTGGATCCGGCGACCTACGGCGGCTCCTTCCTGTACCACATGGAAGACAACAAGGTCGCGGTCGGCTTCGTCGTCGGCCTGGACTACACCAATCCGTGGCTGTCCCCGTTCGAGGAATTCCAGCGCTTCAAGACGCATCCGGAGATCCGCAAGTACTTCGAAGGCGGCAAGCGCCTCAGCTACGGCGCGCGCGCCATCACCGCCGGCGGCCTGCTGTCGCTGCCCAAGACCGTGTTCCCGGGCGGCGCGCTGGTCGGCTGCGACGCCGGCTACCTGAACGCCTCGCGCATCAAGGGCAGCCACGCCGCCATCAAGACCGGCATGCTGGCCGCCGAAGCCGCCTATGACGCGCTGCAGGCCGGCCGCCAGGGCGACGAGCTGAGCGCCTACCCGGCTGCCTTCGAACAGAGCTGGCTGTACAAGGAATTGCTGCAGGCCAAGAACTTCAAGCAGTGGTTCAAGAAGGGCCGCACCACGGCCACGCTGATGACCGGCATCGAGCAGTGGCTGCTGCCGAAGCTCGGCATCCGCAACCCGCCCTGGACCATCCACCGCACCAAGCCCGACCACGTCTACCTGAAGCCGGCGGCCGAGTGCGAGAAGATCGTCTACCCGAAGCCGGATGGCAAGCTGACCTTCGACCGCCTGAGCTCGGTGTTCATCAGCAACACCAACCACGAAGAGAACCAGCCGGCCCACCTGACGCTGAAGGACGCCAGCGTGCCGGTCAACGTCAACTGGGAAAAGTTCGCCGGCCCCGAAAGCCGCTACTGCCCGGCCGGCGTGTACGAGTTCGTGCAGGACGAGACCTCGGGCAAGGAACGCCTGCAGATCAATGCGCAGAACTGCGTGCACTGCAAGACCTGCGACATCAAGGACCCGACGCAGAATATCGTGTGGGTCACGCCGGAAGGCGGCGGCGGTCCGAACTACGTGAACATGTAA
- a CDS encoding flagellar brake protein, translating into MIDLSPNDLPVGAPLPWSLLDGEGNLVLGSGNVIPDVRDLALVFRHGLLCRQEADSGEHPPADLPPPGPLGLQVGTLLHVKQPGDSGRAAASRLIGFVDQGLFVTWPQLGGRDLVVQAGDTLLLRGFSGRVIHSFTSTVTAVCRSPFRYLVLSAPAQLDQMPVRKAARVPTRLAAYMTQSQDGDHDTFSVDLANGAARLVMVSDLSTGGALVQASGPAPAVGSRVQLRFRLRTASIDSEILADALVVAEGHGDADYPAFGIAFDVLGEREMTLLQCFIYEQLLLGSGLSV; encoded by the coding sequence ATGATCGATCTCTCTCCCAACGATCTTCCCGTGGGGGCGCCGTTGCCCTGGTCGCTGCTGGATGGCGAAGGCAATCTCGTGCTGGGCAGCGGCAACGTCATCCCCGATGTCCGGGACCTGGCACTGGTGTTCCGCCATGGCCTGCTGTGCCGCCAGGAGGCCGATTCGGGCGAGCATCCCCCGGCCGATCTGCCGCCGCCGGGGCCGCTGGGCCTGCAGGTCGGGACGCTGCTGCACGTCAAGCAGCCGGGGGACAGCGGCCGCGCTGCGGCCAGCCGCCTGATCGGCTTCGTCGACCAGGGCCTGTTTGTGACGTGGCCGCAGCTGGGTGGCCGTGACTTGGTGGTGCAGGCCGGCGACACGCTGCTGCTGCGCGGCTTCTCGGGGCGTGTCATCCATAGCTTTACGTCGACCGTCACGGCGGTGTGCCGCAGTCCGTTCCGCTACCTGGTGCTGTCGGCACCGGCGCAGCTCGACCAGATGCCGGTGCGCAAGGCTGCGCGCGTGCCAACCCGGCTCGCCGCCTACATGACGCAGTCGCAGGACGGCGATCACGACACGTTTTCCGTGGATCTCGCGAACGGCGCCGCGCGCCTGGTGATGGTGTCGGATCTCAGTACGGGCGGGGCGCTGGTACAGGCATCCGGGCCGGCACCCGCCGTCGGCAGCCGGGTTCAGCTGCGCTTTCGCTTGCGCACCGCGTCGATCGACAGCGAAATCCTTGCGGATGCCCTGGTCGTGGCCGAAGGTCATGGGGATGCCGACTACCCGGCGTTCGGCATTGCCTTCGACGTCCTCGGCGAGCGCGAGATGACGCTGCTGCAGTGCTTCATCTACGAGCAACTGCTGCTTGGCAGCGGCCTGTCGGTCTAG
- a CDS encoding FCD domain-containing protein, producing the protein MDILQRPASLANRIAQSLREEIAAGRFSAGARLPAESALATTFGVSRPIVREAIALLKADGILVTRKGAGAYVSDTPGGQAWRVASAPDGGPSLPQLFELRMVVETACAEMAAARRTDADLRQIRAALAAMQDHAADFAAAAAADIAFHHAIAQAAHNPCFTGLTDFVSQQMLAARQRAWENTARLRAESGAARAADLEHAALAEAIASGSPAAAREAALQHLSAAAQRLGLPLA; encoded by the coding sequence GTGGACATCCTTCAACGCCCGGCCTCGCTGGCCAACCGCATCGCCCAGTCGCTGCGCGAAGAGATTGCCGCGGGCCGGTTCTCCGCCGGTGCGCGGCTGCCTGCCGAGTCCGCGCTCGCCACCACGTTTGGCGTCAGCCGCCCGATCGTGCGCGAGGCCATCGCCCTGCTGAAGGCGGACGGGATCCTGGTGACGCGCAAAGGCGCCGGCGCCTACGTCTCGGACACGCCGGGCGGGCAGGCGTGGCGTGTCGCGAGCGCCCCGGACGGCGGCCCCAGCCTGCCCCAGTTGTTCGAACTGCGCATGGTGGTGGAAACCGCCTGTGCCGAAATGGCGGCGGCGCGCCGTACCGACGCCGACCTGCGGCAGATTCGCGCGGCCCTTGCCGCCATGCAGGATCACGCCGCGGACTTCGCTGCCGCGGCCGCCGCCGATATCGCTTTCCACCACGCGATTGCCCAGGCCGCGCACAACCCCTGCTTCACCGGGCTTACCGATTTCGTGAGCCAGCAGATGCTGGCCGCGCGCCAGCGCGCCTGGGAAAACACGGCCCGGTTGCGGGCAGAAAGCGGCGCCGCGCGGGCCGCGGATCTGGAGCATGCCGCACTGGCGGAAGCGATCGCCAGCGGCAGCCCGGCCGCCGCGCGGGAAGCAGCGCTTCAGCACCTGAGCGCCGCCGCGCAGCGGCTGGGCCTGCCCCTGGCCTGA
- a CDS encoding NAD(P)/FAD-dependent oxidoreductase, whose protein sequence is MDNVDCVVIGAGVVGLAVARALAMNGREVIILEAENAFGTITSARNSEVIHAGIYYPAGSLKAELCVRGKEMLYEYCASHHVAHQRCGKLIVATSETQVATLEGIRAKAAANGVHDLRFLTRAEAQALEPQLQCHAALLSPSTGIIDSHGLMTALLGDAENAGAMLAVQSPVLRGAITSAGIELEVGNEDGGSTTLLARTVVNAAGLTAPELARRLDGMPDALIPPQYYAKGCYFTLAGRAPFSRLIYPVPEAAGLGVHLTLDMGGQARFGPNVRWIDEIEYSVDPADADSFYDEVRRYWPGLADSALQPGYAGIRPKISGPHEVAADFRIDGPAAHGVPGLVHLFGIESPGLTSSLAIAERVAAELA, encoded by the coding sequence ATGGATAACGTGGATTGCGTCGTGATCGGCGCGGGCGTCGTGGGGCTGGCGGTGGCCAGGGCGCTGGCGATGAACGGGCGCGAAGTCATCATCCTGGAGGCCGAGAACGCCTTTGGCACGATCACCAGCGCGCGCAACAGCGAGGTCATCCACGCCGGGATCTATTACCCGGCCGGCTCGCTCAAGGCCGAACTGTGCGTGCGCGGCAAGGAAATGCTGTACGAATACTGCGCGTCCCACCATGTCGCGCACCAGCGCTGCGGCAAGCTGATCGTGGCCACGAGCGAAACGCAGGTGGCCACGCTGGAAGGCATCCGCGCCAAGGCCGCGGCCAATGGCGTGCATGACCTGCGCTTCCTGACGCGCGCCGAAGCGCAGGCACTGGAACCGCAACTGCAGTGCCACGCCGCCCTGCTCTCACCTTCCACCGGCATCATCGACAGTCACGGGCTGATGACCGCCCTGCTCGGCGACGCCGAGAACGCCGGCGCGATGCTGGCGGTGCAATCACCGGTGCTGCGCGGTGCGATCACTTCCGCAGGCATCGAACTCGAGGTTGGGAATGAGGATGGCGGCAGCACCACGCTGCTGGCGAGGACGGTCGTCAACGCTGCCGGGCTGACCGCGCCAGAGCTGGCGCGACGTCTCGACGGCATGCCGGACGCCTTGATTCCACCGCAGTACTACGCCAAGGGCTGCTATTTCACGCTGGCCGGCCGCGCGCCGTTCTCGCGGCTGATCTATCCGGTGCCCGAAGCCGCAGGACTTGGCGTCCACCTGACGCTGGACATGGGTGGCCAGGCGCGCTTTGGTCCGAACGTGCGCTGGATCGACGAGATCGAATACAGCGTCGACCCCGCCGACGCGGACAGCTTCTACGATGAGGTCCGCCGCTATTGGCCGGGCCTTGCCGACAGTGCGCTGCAGCCGGGCTATGCCGGTATCCGGCCAAAGATCAGCGGCCCGCACGAGGTCGCGGCCGACTTCCGCATCGACGGCCCGGCCGCGCACGGCGTGCCGGGACTGGTTCACCTGTTCGGCATCGAGTCGCCGGGGCTGACCTCGTCGCTGGCCATCGCGGAACGCGTGGCTGCCGAATTGGCCTGA
- a CDS encoding MFS transporter, with amino-acid sequence MGAAPKTVAGIPARPDYGRFGLFYLGYYGYVGVISPFVSLFFAARGFTPVQIGVLMASFQFSRILGPYAWGWLSDMMHTRVRILRLTAVGSLVAFLALPAVHSYGGMMAMMVAISFISSAMSPLGDALTISTLRRYGAFDHRYGRIRMFGSVGFIAAVLAGGALFQQLGMQAFPWVASTMLAILMAMVFGMRDAPDEGPRVRPPPALPLLRRPDVAWFFASAFLMMFAHAALYVFYSLYLERLGYSKFAIGVMWTIGVVAEIVFFYFQGRLFARVPLGTILAGTFLLATVRFGLTGYFPEALWLMAAVQVLHAATFAAHHSASLKRLQHWFAGPLQGRGQALYTGISYGVGGTLGGLVMGWTWKVLAPAHTFGLAAAAAAAGAVCALMSFRGGPAVPAAIQANSAATRSAMASDEVSPGDSMPNR; translated from the coding sequence TTGGGCGCGGCGCCCAAGACCGTCGCCGGCATTCCGGCGCGGCCTGACTACGGCCGCTTCGGTCTCTTCTACCTGGGGTACTACGGCTACGTCGGCGTGATCTCGCCGTTCGTCAGCCTGTTCTTCGCCGCGCGCGGCTTTACGCCGGTGCAGATCGGCGTGCTGATGGCCTCGTTCCAGTTCAGCCGCATCCTCGGGCCCTACGCATGGGGCTGGCTGTCGGACATGATGCACACGCGCGTGCGCATCCTGCGGCTGACGGCGGTCGGTTCACTGGTCGCTTTTCTGGCGCTGCCGGCCGTACACAGCTATGGCGGCATGATGGCGATGATGGTCGCCATCAGTTTCATCTCGAGCGCGATGTCGCCGCTTGGCGATGCGCTGACCATTTCCACGCTGCGCCGCTACGGTGCCTTCGACCACCGTTACGGCCGCATCCGCATGTTCGGCTCGGTGGGCTTCATTGCCGCAGTGCTGGCGGGCGGCGCGCTGTTCCAGCAACTCGGCATGCAGGCCTTCCCATGGGTGGCCAGCACCATGCTGGCGATCCTGATGGCGATGGTGTTCGGCATGCGCGATGCGCCCGACGAAGGCCCGCGCGTGCGTCCGCCACCCGCGTTGCCGCTGCTGCGCCGGCCCGATGTGGCCTGGTTTTTCGCGTCCGCCTTTCTGATGATGTTCGCGCACGCGGCGCTGTACGTGTTCTATTCGCTCTACCTGGAGCGGCTCGGCTATAGCAAGTTCGCGATCGGCGTGATGTGGACCATCGGCGTAGTGGCGGAGATCGTCTTCTTCTACTTTCAGGGGCGGCTGTTCGCGCGCGTGCCGCTGGGGACGATCCTGGCCGGCACGTTCCTGCTGGCCACGGTGCGGTTTGGCCTGACCGGCTACTTCCCTGAAGCCCTGTGGCTGATGGCGGCTGTGCAGGTGCTGCATGCAGCGACCTTTGCCGCGCACCACAGCGCCAGCCTCAAACGCTTGCAGCACTGGTTCGCCGGGCCGCTGCAAGGCCGTGGGCAGGCGCTGTACACGGGGATTTCCTATGGCGTCGGCGGCACGCTCGGCGGGCTGGTGATGGGCTGGACCTGGAAGGTACTGGCGCCCGCGCACACGTTTGGCCTGGCGGCGGCCGCGGCAGCTGCCGGCGCGGTGTGCGCTTTGATGAGTTTCCGCGGTGGTCCGGCCGTGCCGGCCGCGATTCAGGCCAATTCGGCAGCCACGCGTTCCGCGATGGCCAGCGACGAGGTCAGCCCCGGCGACTCGATGCCGAACAGGTGA
- the aroC gene encoding chorismate synthase — translation MSGNSLGLLFTVTTFGESHGPAIGAVVDGCPPGMALTEADIQGDLDRRKPGTSRHVTQRKEPDQVEILSGVFEGKTTGTPICLLIRNTDQRSKDYGNIVETFRPGHADYTYWQKYGIRDHRGGGRSSARLTAPVVAAGAVAKKWLREHFGTEIRGYMSQLGEIEVPFSDWSHVQENPFFAANADIVPELETYMDALRRDGDSVGARIEVVASNVPVGLGEPLFDRLDADIAHAMMGLNAVKGVEIGAGFGSVAQRGSEHGDELTAQGFRSNNAGGILGGISTGQDITVSLAIKPTSSIRTPRESIDKAGNAATVETFGRHDPCVGIRATPIAEALLALVLVDHALRHRAQCGDVKVDTPRIPAQAPGQPG, via the coding sequence ATGTCCGGCAATTCCCTTGGCCTGCTCTTCACTGTCACCACGTTCGGCGAATCGCACGGGCCCGCAATCGGCGCGGTGGTGGATGGCTGCCCGCCGGGCATGGCGCTGACCGAGGCCGATATCCAGGGCGACCTGGACCGCCGCAAGCCGGGCACGTCGCGGCATGTCACGCAGCGCAAGGAACCGGACCAGGTCGAGATCCTCTCGGGCGTGTTCGAAGGCAAGACCACCGGCACGCCGATCTGCCTGCTGATCCGCAACACCGACCAGCGCAGCAAGGACTACGGCAACATCGTCGAGACCTTCCGTCCGGGACATGCCGACTACACCTACTGGCAGAAGTACGGCATCCGCGACCACCGCGGCGGCGGCCGCTCGTCGGCGCGCCTGACCGCGCCGGTGGTGGCGGCGGGGGCCGTGGCCAAGAAGTGGCTGCGCGAACATTTCGGCACGGAGATCCGCGGTTATATGTCGCAGCTCGGCGAGATCGAGGTGCCGTTCAGCGACTGGTCGCATGTGCAGGAGAACCCGTTCTTCGCCGCCAATGCGGACATCGTGCCGGAACTCGAAACGTATATGGACGCGCTGCGCCGCGACGGCGATTCGGTCGGCGCGCGTATCGAGGTGGTCGCCAGCAATGTGCCGGTGGGCCTGGGCGAGCCGCTGTTCGACCGGCTCGACGCCGATATCGCGCATGCCATGATGGGCCTCAACGCGGTCAAGGGCGTAGAGATCGGTGCCGGCTTCGGCAGCGTGGCCCAGCGCGGCAGCGAGCATGGCGACGAACTGACCGCACAGGGCTTCCGCAGCAACAACGCGGGCGGCATTCTGGGCGGCATTTCCACGGGCCAGGACATCACCGTGTCGCTCGCGATCAAGCCGACTTCCAGCATCCGCACGCCGCGCGAGTCCATCGACAAGGCCGGCAATGCGGCGACCGTCGAGACCTTCGGCCGCCACGACCCGTGCGTGGGCATCCGCGCCACGCCGATCGCCGAGGCGCTGCTGGCGCTGGTGCTGGTCGATCACGCGCTGCGCCATCGTGCCCAGTGCGGTGACGTCAAGGTGGACACGCCGCGCATTCCCGCGCAGGCACCCGGCCAGCCGGGCTGA